The genomic interval TCTAAAAAAATAACCCAAAAAGGCGAGCAAGCACGCCCCACTTTAGACTTATTGAATAAAAAACTGAGCTTTGGCTTAACCCTCTTTTTAATCTATGCGGTTTGGCGTATTGGCGAAGGTTTATGGCTACTTAAGGTATTTAGTTGGAACTTTATTGAAATATGGCAACTAGGAGGTTTTAACCAATTACCTTTTATAATCAACCTAGCTATGACTTTTGTTTTTATTGCAACGCTTTACGGTTTTTTTCAACGCAAGAAAAGACTCTTTTTTATCAGCATGATCATAATAGCAGGTAATAGTTTAATAAATTTCTTGCCTTATTTGTTTAGAGGCGATTTTGATGTTCTTTTCAGCAAGTATTTAATAGCGTTATACATACTTCCGCTGGTTTTTCTCTATTATCTTTTGACGGCAAAAGACGCAGAGCAGTATTTTCCACTCGGCGTTTTACCTAAAAAACAACAATAATAAAACAAAGCTTATTGCTTTATCTGACTTGTGCTACTTTGTTTTTAAACTTTTGCAATCTGGCTTGTTTTTCTCTGGTATCTTGTTCAATCGTGGCTTTTTCTCTTTCTGTTGTCGCTTGAGTAATAAGCCTCATCTGTTTTGCCAACATTCTTTGTTCGAGTTGATCAAGGCGTTGTAATTTGCCTGCTTGATTTGAATATTCGTTTGCAAATGCACTGTTGACACAAAAGGCAGAAACTAAAGCACATAACGCAACACAGCGTAAAAAATACCGCTTCATAAAAAACCTCGATTATTAGTGATTCCAAATTGCTGTATGAATAACAGCAGTAAAACAGCCAAGTTGACTTTTGATTTATTTATGAATTCCCCAAGCAACACAAGGTGAGTTTAAGTGTAGTATCGTAAGGTCTTGGATTTAATATCATAACACATATAAATCTAAAAAGTCGGCATATAATAAATCTTTTTTATCGCAAAAGCAATACAAAATAAAATTTATTGTTGAATCAAATCTATAATATTCAAACAATTGCCTGTAACAGTTTTTATTTTATATCTTATTCAAGTAAATATTAGTGATAAAAAAAAATATTACAGCAAAAATTCTTGTTATTGTTTTTTTGCATATAACAAAAAATGGACGCCAAACATGCCCCTTAAGCTGTTGGCAATAAAGTGGACAAACAATATTTGCTTGCGATCTATTTCCCTTCTAAACGACACTCCGCGGATCGGGCGTGAGCTTCTAGCCCTTCGAGGCGGGCGAGGCGAGCGACGGCGGGGCTAAGGGATTGGCTAAAGCTTTTACTCGCACAAATAATGCTTGAGCGTTTACAAAATGTTTCAACAGAAAGAGCGGAGGAAAAACGAGCTGTTCCTAAAGTGGGTAAAACGTGATTAGGGCCGGCCATATAATCGCCCAACGCTTCTGAGGAATAAGCACCCATAAAAATCGCTCCGGCATGGCGGATTTGTGGCAAAATCGCCCAAGGGTCAGCGGTCATCAGCTCCAAATGTTCCGGAGCAAGCATATTCACTAATTCAATACATTCTGCTAACTTAGGCAAATGAATTAAAGCACTCCAATCAGCCAAAGATTTTTGAGCTAAATCAACTCTCGGCAAAGTTTTTAACTGTTTTTCAAGTTCTTTTGCCACAGCCGACAATAATTTTTCAGAATCAGAAACTAAAATCGCCGAAGCCAAAGCGTCATGCTCGGCTTGTGATAATAAATCTGCCGCAATCCAAGCAGGGTTTGCATCTTTATCAGCCAAAACACAAATTTCGCTAGGTCCTGCAATCATATCAATGCCCACAGTACCTAATAATAAACGTTTCGCAGTCGCCACAAAAATATTCCCCGGCCCAACAATAACATCAACAGGCTTGATTGAACCTGCCCCATAAGCTAACGCCCCAATCGCCCAAGCACTTCCACACGCATAAACTTCTTCTAAACCTAAAAGATGAGCCGTGGCTAAAAGATATTCATTTAAAGTTCCATCTTTGCGGGGTGGCGAACACAAAGCGAGTTCTTTTACTCCCGCCACTTGTGCGGGAACTGCGTTCATAATTACGCTGGAAATTAAAGGAGTCGCACCGCCTTGCCCACCCGGAGCATATAAACCCGCCCGATCAACAGGCGTAAGCATTTGTCCTAAAATAGTACCATCAGGTTTTGAGCTAAACCAAGACTCGCTTTTTTGTTTTTGATGAAAATCTCTAACTTGTTCAATCGCAAGACTTAAAATATCTCTGTCTTTTTTATCAATAGAATTTGATGCCTTAACTAAACTTTTAGGGCTAACAATTAATTTATCAAGATTAAAGTCTGGACAATCAAATTTTTTGCTATATTCTATAATTGCATCAAGTCCTGTTTTTTTAACATTTTCCAAAATTATTTTTACAGTATCCTCAACTTTCGTCCCGTCTGCCTGTTCCGGATTTCCTCTGTTTTTTAGTTTTGTTAAAAAATCTTTTATTTCATTCATTTCGGTGGGTTCACCCCCGAAGTCCTCAAGTTTACTAGTGTCCTTTACTGATTTTAAAGAAAAAATCGGACAAAGAGTCGCTTGAGTATTTAAACTTTTTTTTGTAATATTCTTATCTGTTTTTTGCATATAAAACCTCGAGTTTTTTAAGATACATCAAAAACATCTGTATAATTTTATATGATTGTGATGTTTATAGCGTACTTAAAACTACTAACTGCTATTTATAAAAAAGTCGAGTCTGTTTAAAACTATTGAATTAATCTTTATTTTACCTTAAGATAAAGGGTTGTGTATGAATTCAAAATGTTCTATTGTGTGGCATGGCCATTCATGTTTTCAAATTTTCTACGATAATAAGTCTGTAATGCTTGACCCGCTGATTAGCGGAAATGCAAAATCACCTTGCAACGTAGACAAACTTGAAAAAGTCGATTTGCTTTTATTGACTCACGAACATAAAGACCATATCGGTGATACTGTTGTTATAAGTAACAAATTTGATTGTCCTGTCGGAATACCTGTCGGACTTGCGGAACAATTAATCACAGATGGCTTACAAGAAAAAAACGTTTTAAATAAAATCGGCTTTAATATTGGCGGAACAATCGAATATCAAGCTTTTTCCGTAACTATGGTTGAAGCTTTTCATACAACAAACACTGTTCCGGCGGTGGGTTATATTATCCGCTTGCCCAATAATTACACGATTTATCACTCGGGCGACACGGGCATTTTTGCCAATATGCAAATATGGGGCGAGTTATATCCGATTGATTTAGCTCTTTTACCGATTGGTGGCGTGTTTACAATGGACGAAAGACAGGCGGCTTTCGCAACAACTTTGTTAAAGGCAAAAAAAGTTATTCCCATGCACTGGGAAACTTTTCCAAGTCTCGCTCAAAATACAAAACGTTTTGTAAGCGAGATGAAAAAAATAGCTCCGAACTGTGAATATATTTTAGCAGAACTCGGAAAAAAAATTATGCTTGACTAAACTCTTTATATTGCACAATAGAATAAAAACAATATAAGCAGTTTTTA from Desulfovibrio litoralis DSM 11393 carries:
- the hisD gene encoding histidinol dehydrogenase: MNEIKDFLTKLKNRGNPEQADGTKVEDTVKIILENVKKTGLDAIIEYSKKFDCPDFNLDKLIVSPKSLVKASNSIDKKDRDILSLAIEQVRDFHQKQKSESWFSSKPDGTILGQMLTPVDRAGLYAPGGQGGATPLISSVIMNAVPAQVAGVKELALCSPPRKDGTLNEYLLATAHLLGLEEVYACGSAWAIGALAYGAGSIKPVDVIVGPGNIFVATAKRLLLGTVGIDMIAGPSEICVLADKDANPAWIAADLLSQAEHDALASAILVSDSEKLLSAVAKELEKQLKTLPRVDLAQKSLADWSALIHLPKLAECIELVNMLAPEHLELMTADPWAILPQIRHAGAIFMGAYSSEALGDYMAGPNHVLPTLGTARFSSALSVETFCKRSSIICASKSFSQSLSPAVARLARLEGLEAHARSAECRLEGK
- a CDS encoding metal-dependent hydrolase; this translates as MNSKCSIVWHGHSCFQIFYDNKSVMLDPLISGNAKSPCNVDKLEKVDLLLLTHEHKDHIGDTVVISNKFDCPVGIPVGLAEQLITDGLQEKNVLNKIGFNIGGTIEYQAFSVTMVEAFHTTNTVPAVGYIIRLPNNYTIYHSGDTGIFANMQIWGELYPIDLALLPIGGVFTMDERQAAFATTLLKAKKVIPMHWETFPSLAQNTKRFVSEMKKIAPNCEYILAELGKKIMLD